tcggCACCTCTCATCCAGGAGGCGAGTTAATGGCGATGAAATACGGGATCGATGGCTATGTGAAGGCTCGGGATGAAGGAACATCTTTTTCGGACGGTGGCTTCAGAAAAGAGTTCAGATAGATAGAACGGAAAATGCAACATTTCGATGCATCTAATGTTTCCCTCAACGTGATATCTCTCTAGATCTATCTGCTCTCGAATCCGGATGCGAATGTTGCAGTCTGTATCCGTCTTTAATTTCGTCTTCAGCTTGCCGACTAACCATTTTAAAATAAAACCGTCTAAGGAATAATTGTGTATGTAAGACGACCTTAGTTCCGGACGAGTGGGATCCGATGCATATTTTGGACGAAGTGACAAGGTATTTCTCACAGCTTTGATCCATTCAATTGTCAATTTCGTCGCAAGGGCACACTTAATTCACACAGTTTCGTCCCCTTTAGCAATTTACAGCAATATTTGCAAGACGAACTTGATTCTGGACGAGTGAGAGTGAGTTGTTACAAGTACTTTGGACGAAGTGGCAAGGAATTGCTCACAGCTTTAGTCCATTCTGTTTTCTGTTTTATTGCAAGGGCACTGCACAGTTTTGTCTCTATTGCCTGTTTGCAGCAAACACTGTGCTACGAATCGTGATTCTAGATAAGTGCAAGTGAGTTGCCATGAATGGTTTGGCTAGGTGACATGGTGTTTCCTACAACTGTGATCTGCTTAGGTGTCTATTCTGCTGTGTATGTGAGACAACCTTGATTCTGGACGAAAGAAGAGTAAGTTGACATGGATGGCCTGTTGCAGTGACAAGGCAGCCTTCACTTCTTTGACCTTTTTAAGGGTCCATTTCATCACTTAGAGACAACACTTCCACCTAGTTCCATTGAAGTAACATCaatttttatttatttaaattagTTGACATCACTTACTGATATTGAAGACGCAATGAAGCCTGAATAAGGCCTTAGACTGATACTCCATGCCAGAAATGCACTCTCCAGCCGAAATACGTCAAATGTCTCAAGCGCACTGGCTGGTATTGCGTGTTTAAAAACGAAGTTCCTTAGAAGTCCGACCCTCGGCAACACCGGCGCGCTTGGCTTACGACTGTATTCGATGGGCAGAAGCGAAGATCCCGGATCCATGACATGATTGATTAAAGGCCCCATCAGTCGGTACAGTCGCAACAGGCGGCCAGCCACGTTCGTTTGTCCGGAAAAGAGATAAACAGAGCCACACGTGCCTTGGCAACGGAAGTTTAATAAACGATAAAGAGCGGAGACGTGCAATGACGGTCCACAGGTTAAATAGACCCAACGAGCCCGACCTCAAGTGCCAACCCCCCCCAGTTGCGAATGTCCACCATCAAACTCTTGTCACTCGCTTTCCGCAcggctcctcctcgatcGATCGTCCAACCCGTCCAGTATCCCCTCCCGCAAGACCGCCATGCACATCCCCGTCGCCCTACGCTCCCTGGCCACAGCGGCCCTCTTTACGCCCTGGAACCCGAGTCAGTGGGTCGCCTCCGACGACACCGTCCGCAACGGCACGAGTCATTCAACCCTCGACATCATCGCGCCCGGCGCCCCCGGCAACCCGTTCCCCGAGTCTGTCGCCAACTTCCACGGCACCCTGGACTACGAGAcgctcggcggcgctggGTTCGCCTCCCAGAGGACCGCCGACGACTggcccggcctcgacctgtCGGCCTTCGACACCATTACCCTCGAGATCCCctacgccgacggcaagagGTACTCCTTCAACCTCAAGGACACCGTCCCACCGCCTAtcaacggcgtcgagcagTCCGGCGTGAGCTGGGAGTTTGAATTCCAGCTCCCGGCCGTGGAGCACACCGACGGCGCGGTCGAGAAGGTCGTCATGCCCATTTCCGAGTTCGTGCCGACCTTCCGCGGCCGGGTGCAGAACGACACGGCGCCGCTCGACCTGACCAGCATCAAGAGGGTCAACATCATGATCCGGAGGTGAGTACCTGGGAGCTAGCTGCTGGCGATTGTTGAGTCAGGACTGATTATATCATAGCTTCTTCGCGGAGCAGGACGGGGACTTTGAGCTGCATATCAAGTCGGTGATTGCGTCGAagcagggcgtcgaggaatTGAGGTCCACCTGAGTAGCTGCGTCGGTTCATCAGCCTGAACTGTTTGGTATTGGCATTGATGCAGCGTTTCTAAATAGTGACGTTTGTCCGCCTTGGAAGCCATCTTGAGCGAAATATTTTTCCCCAATACAATAACTCTGGCCTAGTTTGCCAAGTCTCTACTCTACCTAAGCTCGACCTGCATCCGAGTTTTCAATCaaggggtgggggaggaCACCGACCAGTGAGCTGAGGACCGGGAGTCCGGGACGGATCATTTGCTTGGTTAGATGTGGAATTCAGATTCTCATCGAGACTGAACATTCGTGAGCAAATATTTTGACCTCTCAAGAGAATGATTCCGCCTCACACAACGCAAACAGCCAGTGTGAAGCCTGTGGAAGGCCCAGTGCGACCCAGTCCACCTCGCTTTCTGTCCTACAGCAACAGTCGTACGACGATTTCGCAAAGTATTCCTCTACCTCAAACAGCCTACAGCTCATAGTTCCGGAGTACCGCATGCTGTCTGTCTCGGCAGTCCCAATTCGTGATCAGGAAAAGCCGTTTACGTCACCCGAGGTGCTTCTTAAATCAAACAAGACGTCGGCTTTGCAGGCTCGGGATTGTGTTCTATGTCCGATTCGTCTCAGCAAATGCGCCTTAGGGAGCACTTTGGATGATGAGGCTTTGACCAATGACAACGGATGCATCAGAGAAAGTCAATCTGGCATTCATCGGCGTATAATAACCGACACCTCCGGACAACCGGGCGATGATTTGAGATTGAGCGTATAAGTAAGACCGCCTACCTACAGTGACCCCGGCCACTGGAGCACATTTACACAGATCTGTTTGCAATCTTCGCCCTTTTCGTCGAACTACATCTCAGGGACTCACCATGTCAGACATCCTCGTGGCCACTAGCGCTGGCGGCAGACAGTGCTCCcacttcctccccctcctcaccTCTGGCAGGAGTACCTTCAAACTCCGCCTGGCAGCCCACTCCGAGGACTCGACCGCCAAGCTCCGAAACAAATACCCCGACGCCGAAGTCGTAGTCGTCGATCTCGTCTCCCTGTCCGAATGTCGCGAGCTGGTCCGGGGCGCGAGCGCGGTGTTCCACGCCGGCCCCAGCATCCACTCGCGCGAGCGCGAGATGGGCCTCAACATGATCgacgccgcgacggcggAATCGCAGACGCCCGGCAGCCGGTTCCGCCACTTTGTGCTCTCCAGCGTGCTGGGCACCCAGCACCGCAAGCTGATGCAGCACGACCTCAAGAGCTACGTCGAGGAGCGCCTGATGCTCAGCCCCATCCCGTGGACCATCCTCCAGCCCACGAATTTCATGGACTCGTACCCCGTGGCCAAGCTGGCCGCCATGGAGACTCCGGTCATGGAGCGCATGTGGAGTCCCGACGTCGCCAACAGCGTCATCGCGCTGCGGGATCTCGCTGAGGCGACGGCCAAGGTCTTgatcgagggcgagaagcaCTACTACGCGCAATATCCGCTGTGCAGCACCGCGCCTATATCCGATTCGGAAGTGGTTAAAATCATTGGCAGGCAGATTGGCAGGGATGTACGCGTCAACAAGCCCCCCTTCGAGAAAGGAGTCGACTTCCTCATGAACATGGTGTTTGGAAGCAAAATCAACAACGCGCAGTCTGGGTTTGGTATCCTCGGCACCGAAGGAGACTTGAGACCCGACATCAGCAAGGATGAGGCCGAGAGGCTTGTCTTGTTTTACAATAGGTATGGCTTGGTTGGTAACCCTAATGTGCTGAGGTGGCTTCTGGGCCGCGAGCCGACCAATGTGGAGGAATGGGTCAGTATCAAGTTGGCCGAGGCAAAGTTCAAACCTTCAACATAGGTTTCATTTTGCAGAATCAAAAGATTCTGCGTTGTTTATACAGATACAAGACTCAGTGTCTTCCCGCATCAGGGATTCAGTTCTGCAGGGCTTCTAGCGTTCAACTTGGGGCCACTGTTGCTGGAACAAGTCTTTGACCATGATAACCGTCACCCGTGTTTGAATTGACTTAGCACCATAGAAAATTGACTCCTAATCCACTCCCTCTACTCATAAAAATGTTGACGAGGTGCCGAATTATACAACCTGGCTGCGTGGGGTTGGTGTGGGGAGAGAATTCAACACATATCCCGTATCCCACCCTTTCCCTAACCACCCTAACAGCCACTGCCATCAGAATGGCCCTCTCTCAGAGAAGCTCAGCATGAACATACCTGGTATGAGAGTAGATCTCAAAAAGACTccggcttcttggccgcctcACGCTTCTTGCTGTCACCGCCgtcaaaccagccaacatCGGTCTGGATGAAGAAGCTCTCGGCATCTGCATCTGTAGTGGCTTGTGTGTCCGCGGGAACCGGGATCGCCAGGGCAAGAAGGGGGGCAACAAGTGCGAAGATTTGGATGTAAGACTTCATGTTATAAAACGTTTTAAGGTGGTGGTTGAGGTGTTGTGTGATGGTGTATTGTGGGAACTAGCAATCACTTTCGTCGCTCAGGATGTAATACAACCTTTATAAGGTTGCCGAGATCATCTTTCCGAGGTCCCCCGTAAGCTTCGTTGCCATCCTCGGTGTAAGTCATCGCGGCAAAGGATGCTGAGTTTGATCCTACGCGGGGTATGCGCCCCGGACCTGTAAATCGATTCGCGGAATTTGTCTCGAGACTCGCAACGATGACAGAAACAAAACGTGTCCTGCGAATGCGGAAACGCAGAGTCTCATTGTCGTCAGGATTTTGGAAAGATCTATGGATTGTGAAATATCATTAATACGTTCCCAAAGAATCGCGCAGGGCAAGCATCCTGCGCTCGCGTACACCTGATCCGAGTGACGTTTGCATACCATACCCATAAAGCTTTCACGGGGGAATCTATGACGACAATCACCTTCTCATCTTCCCTTCTCCCACTGCAATTCCATCAAGTGGCTGAGCCATGACCGTCTCTTCATTGTCCTTAGCATGGGGTTGCAATCATCTAACGATCAGGAAAGCGGACGGCATCTGCTGGCCGAGAACCACCCTTAcaaggaagaggaagacgccgaCAGAGAATACCGTCTCAAACTCACCTCCAAGTATGTCTCGTTCCAGAGACTTGCGACTTtatttctttcttcctcaaCTTCGTCCAATCTGCGCTGTGCCTCTAGCTCTGGGAAAGGGCCAGCCTGCTGACGTCTCCCCTTCCGCCATGGCCAAACACCTTGTATTGTGAGTATGTCATTTCAGCTTTCCTCATGTTATTCAAAAGTCTTATCATCCAAAACGCAGCTCCGGCTCAAGGAGCCGTAGAATACGAAATGGTGACGTTCAACTCAAACTTTGCTGAAGATCAGTGAGTTCGAATCGGTACTGGCAATGTGGACTTCCCCTCGCAAAGTAAACAGTTCAGGAACGACCGAGTTCTACGGCGCATCTACAGAAGCCAACCATGCCTGGAAAAAGTCGATGGACCCCTATACGGCCAAATCACCGgagaggaggccgagaggatCTCCCGGCCTACCTCCAAGATCTCAAACGACCCAGACTACTACATCACCAACCCGGACGTCTACCACCATCTACACTGCCTCAACGACATCCGCAAGTTTGTTGCGCAGCACAACTCGAGCGAACATCAACTGGACAGGCTGCAGACGATGCACAAGTTCCACTGCATCGACAGCATCCGGCAGAGCTTGATGTGCAGCGCGGACGTCAGCCTAGTGCACTGGTACTGGGCGCCGAGTCCGGGGAAGCATTTCCAGAACGCCACGACCACACATATTTGCAGGAAGTGGTCCAAGATCAAGAAGTGGGCAGTCAGTCACAggctggacgaggagaggTTTGATCGGCACAAGTTCGTGGAATAGGGCCCGACGTAGCCGAGCGAAAAGGAAAGGTAGCACAACTAAACGCGGGTTTCTCGCGGGGTATCATCCATGGTGCTTCTTGGCAATCCTTATCTTTAGCCCCAAATGAGGCCATGAACAGGGAGAATGACGAACAAGTGGGATCCATGCACGACCCCATGGGGAACCGCGGGAGCTCAGCATGCTAAGAAGCACCGTTGGAATAAGGTGTCAAGAAGAAGTTGGGAGCCACTTACTCGTTGAGAGTAATAAAAACTCAAAGACCTCTACAATAAGCACCAAGGAGGCGCAAGCGTGGGCGGAAGATGGGAATCCTTCCGGCTTGACTGCATTCAGATCCTAATCCTTCAGAGTTCCTTGGCCAACCACCAGACTCCCCTTTCGATCCATAGACGCAAGACGCATCAGGAGACCAACCAGCTTCCAGCAAAGATGTGTGAGCGATCTAGCCAAGCGAGCGAGGTGACGCGTGTATCGGCTCGGCAGGGCAGCGTGGGACAGGACACTTTGTTGATGAACTAAACTGCTCTCGGATTTCGCAACACATGCTTCGCTGCTATTCAAACCGAGTgacgagggagacgagggagacgagggagacgagggagacgagggagacgagggagacgagggagacgaggagATCCTCTACGTCCAAAACCTCATTCACTCAAACTGGGGCAGTAGCAACATCTCCCATCCGTAGTCTAGAGCCACGTTAGAgttgtcgatgtcgagacAATGAACTCGACCGTTTTCTCATTGAATATGGGCCAAGAGCTGATGCTTATTGAAGAAGACTACGCAGCGATCTCAACCCCtctctatatataaaatgAATAAAAATACAAGAACGGATTTCATCATCGAGCTTGTTTAAAATCTGGTAGTGGAGGAGACTCCGTGGCTGGCAACTCTACCATTCTCATGAACACGGCCATCTCTCCGTCAGCGATCTCTCTCCAAACGAGTTAATCTCGCTACTTCGACTGCGCCTCCAATCCCAGTGGGCTGAGTGACTAAAAACGAAAAGATGGCTTCAGTGGCGTTGCAGTTTGCCGAAAGCTGCCGTTCTATTTTCAAGCCAGCGGCACTGCTCTCTTCCGATTGGAAAGGGACAGATCTAATTCAACGTCCAGAGCAGTTGGGCAAGACCAAAAACCGCTCATATGATCGGCTTACCGAGGTCGACTTGGCCGAAAACTTCTGAAGCCAAAGCTGGGATCAGTAGCGTCCGGGAATAATCGCCACGAGTCAACCGCCCCGTTGTTTGCTGGAGTCGACCTGCAGTGTGACAGCCAGAGTGGCGGCTCAGGCGACGAACTTGTTGGACATCGACGAGCTCTAGTGGGGTGCCGACTTTTgaaaggagaaaaaaaaaaaaaaagtgcCACGAAGGCTTTGAGAGGAGAAACAAGAATGGGCCGCAGAGCTGTTAAATCCGGCCGGTGCCAGCTTCGAATGTCCGGCCACAGTACTGGTTCCTCGGCTTTCCACCCAGCGCACATGGTGAAAGTACCATCGCGGCAGCCAACAAGTCGATGGAAGCAATTGGCGGCTACGGTACGAAGATATGTGTACGATTGGGGTTTCATAAGAAAGCTGAAGGTTGATGATGCGTCGAACCACACTGCCCCAAGGTCGCCCGGCCAGAGTTGGTTGTGTTGCGCGTCGTTAACGCATTTCGGGGGCCGCCCCTGTTATGAAAGGAGAGACGACAACTTGACCGGGTGCTAGCGCCGGACCGGGCCTGGTATTCGGCATAACGCGCAGTCGGTAATTAACACGGCACGGCTCAAGCGAGGATGCGCCGCGCGAAGCAAGCTTTTGCTAACAGGCCGCACTGCAGGGTGTTGGCATTGGTCGTTCTTGGCACACGTACCGACGTTTTTGACTTGTACATCAAAGACTGACTGAGTGAGGGCCAAGACCTTGTCAGCAGGAGAGCAATCTCCAGCTTAGTTAGGAGTTTAAAAAAGCAATGTACATGTAGTGAATAACACGGTGTTTTGATGTGCCGTGTCTTGTCGATTTCATCATGTTGTAATGTTCTAGACCTCTGTTGCGGTCCATGACCTTCGGCCGTTCGGATGGAAAGGTTTCTATTTCCACGATGGAACCAGACGCTCGCTGCCCTTCCACCCACTCACCCACCAAGCAGCCACCGACCGCGAGGCGACCGACGAGAGATTTCCTTGGTCAAAGAGCCGGGATGCCCTGACTCCAGAGAGACTAGAAGAGGGACCGGGTGGGACGGGCTCCCCACAAGGCACCTTGTCAGATCATCTGATAACGGTTCCAACGCTTCGCGGCGACCCCGCCGTGAGAGGCTTTGGGAGGGGCGCCGACAGCTGCCCGAGCCAGTGAGACGGAAACCCAGCTCCGTGGCGCGCCTTGCCCGGCCCAGATTGAGACGTCATGGTgcgccgccaacatcatTGGCCGTGTGCCGGGTCGCCGGCTCACCCACCGAACCGGAACATGAACGCTAAGAGCAACTGTTCCGTCGATACTAGAGTCCAtaacccccccttccccccttcatCACGGACGAGTAGATCTCTGCGACGAATCAGCAACCGCGGGCGTCCGGTCGGATCGCTCCCAGCCCCACGGACTCGTAGTGTTGGTGATGATCTTTCTGCGACGTGGGTCCCGGATGTGGGATCAGCGATGGGTCAGACATTGTTTTTTTTGCAGGTACGAGATAATATAAATCTTTTCAAGTCCTGCCCGCCCCGAGGTTCCAATTTATCTTGGTCCTTTCTGTCAACGCTTTTATTTCTTCCGAGTTTCTTTCTGGTTATCTCTGCCGGTTCGGCTGGCCCCttgtctctccctcttctctaAACAGCACAAACGTCCCTCTGGATTCTCCCCTGGATCTCTCGTCATGTCTGCCATCAACCCGGCATCGGCGCCACAGGCGTCGAAGCAGAGCCAAGCTACCGGAGAGCATGATGTTGAGAAGAACAGCGCTCAGGATGTGGTCGACATCCACGCGGACCCCCTGAAGCCCGAGTCGGATGACAGCTCCGAGCACAAACAAGAAGGTGTCAAGAAGGTGGAGGCCATCACCACGGTATGGTCCCCGAAGATGCTTTGGGTTGTCTTCGCTCTGTAGGTCTTTTCTGCCGTCTCCGTGGTCCACCCGAAAACAGGCCCCCCTCCCGAATGGACAAGGACTTACATGTCGGGCCACAGTCTGTATCTCGTCTCCTTCAGCGATGGCCTCCTGCAATCCGTCCAGAGTAACCTGACGCCCTACGTGACGTCCGCCTTCGGCCAGCACGGACTGCTCGCCACTACCAGCATCGTCTCCACaatcctcggcggcgtctccAAGCTCACGATTGCCAAAATCATCGACATCCGAGGCCGTGCCGAGGGCTTCATCGGCAtggtcttcctcgtcatcatcggcatgATCATGAAGGCCACCTGCCAGAACGTCGAGACCTACGCCGCGGCCCAGACCATCTTCTGGGtcggccacctcggcctcatctacatcatcaccatcgtcctcgccgacatgACGTCCCTGAAGAACCGCATGACCATGATAGCCCTCAACGGCACGCCTACCATCGCCACGACTTTTGCTGGGCCAAAGATCGCTCAGCTCTTTTACGACCAGGTCAACTTCCGCTGGGCGTTTGGCGCTTTCGCCATCATCTTGATCGGGTTCAGTGCCCCGGTCGCCGTCATCTTTTTCTTTAgcgaggtcaaggccaagaaggccggctTGATCGCCCCTAAGCAGAAGACTCGTTCTTCGTTTGAGTCCTTCAAGCACTACTTCGTTGAGTTTGACAGTACGTATCTACCCCCTGAAATCACCATCGCAAACAACGGCATCAAGTTCTGATATTGAACCATGAAGTCGTTGGCCTGATCTTGGTTATGGCTGGATGGTCCATGCTGCTGTTGCCGTTCTCGCTCGTGTCCAATGCCACACACCAGTGGGAGAGCCCGACTATCATCTGCCTCATCatcttcggcgtcgtcagTCTGGTTCTGTTTGCCGTTTGGGAGAGGTACTTCGCCAAggtctctctcttcccatACCAGTTCCTGAAGGACCGGACTGTCCTGGGTGCCTGCCTGGTCTACGGCATCATGTTCGCCTCCGTCTAGTATGTCGCGCAACCCTTCGGAAAATCTTCCATCACGCCACTAACATCACGACAGCTGCTGGGACTCGTACTATCAGTCGTACCTGCAAGTCGCCCACAACCAGGACATCACCAGCTCCGGGTACATCCTGAACGCTTTCAGCCTGACTTCGGCCATAATCTCTCCCTTCATCGGAGTGTAAGTTGGCCCATTCACTACATATATTACAAGGAGTATGGGAGATGCTGACAAATGTTCAAGTGCCATCCGTTACACCGGCCGCTTCAAGTACATCGCCCTCGCAGGCGTGCCCATCTGcgtcctcggcaccgccCTCCTCATCCATTTCCGCACTCCCTCGACCAGCGTCGGCTACCTCGTCATGTGCCAGATCTTCAACGGCGTCGCCAGCGGCATCTTCAGCATCTGCTCCCAGATCGCCATCATGTCGTCCGTCACCCACCAGCagatcgccgtcgccctcgccctgcaCGGGCTCTTCGGttccatcggcgccgccatcggtctcgccatcgccggcggcatctGGAACAACGTGCTCAAGAACGCGATCCGGCAGCAGCTGCCGGCGGAGAGCAAGGACCTCACCGCCAGCATCTTCGCCAGTATCACCACCCAGCTTTCGTACCCGATGGGTAGCCCCATCCGCACGGCCATCATTGCCGCCTATGCCGACGTCCAGAGGAAGATGGTGATTGCCGGCTGCGCCTTCATTCCCTTGATCTTCCTGTCCTTGCTCCTCTGGCGCAACATCAACGTCAagacggtcgaggaggagaagggcaagCAGACAAAGGGCACTGTTTTCTAATTGTTGGATATAAACCGTGTTGTGGAGATAACATAAGTGACGTATGGCGTATAGATAAATAGCGCAATAGTCGGCGAAATAGGGCTGTATCTTAGTCTTTGATGCCGGAACTTCTGTGATAAACTGCTATAATTCCACATCAACGCAAAAACTACCCAGGAACAAATGCGCAGTCTGAGAAATACTGCCTAAAAATACATTCAATTTAAACTGATACTGTAATAATGTAGTACTAAATACTTGACCAACATTTGGGACATCTAAGGAATATCTTTTTCTCAAGAGGCAGAGTTCTACCGCCGCATGTCTGTCTGACCTCTTCCGTGAGATGAGACCCTCCGCCAAAGAGGATCAACTCATGGGCAgctggcggcgcggacgtAGGCATGGTTCTGGGagccgccggccgagttGCCGTTCGCGGGACCCTGGTAACTGCTGAACAGACTGCAGGAGGTGCTCGCGCCCTGGTAGAACGAGACCGCAACGCAGGCCGAGTTCGCGGAGCACTTGGTGATGCAGTCGCCGAGGCTGGTGGCGTCGACGTTGGTGAGGTACGCCCCCGACGCCAGCCTGCCGCAGACGATCTGGAACTTCTTGCTGCTGAGCGTCCAGCAGAAGTTGTTGTTGGCGGAGCACGTCGGGTTGTTGCCCGAGACCGTGCCGGCGCACGCCGATCCGGGGCAGGCCGTGCAGgacgcggccgagaaggaggactgGCAGCCGAAGCCGCAGAAGTCGCTCGTGGTACCGCACCATCCGTTCTTGGAACTAATTGAAAAGACGAACACGGGTTAGCGACCGTTGCCGCCAATCCTCGTACGAGGAGGACTCGAAGGGAAGACTCGAAGGGAGGACTCACCAACACTGCCCCGAGGGACAGATATAGCCGTTAGTGCCAGCGCAGCTGCCGTCCGGGCTCAGCttggagccgccgccggatccGCTGCTTGCTGagggcttcgccgccgaggtaGTGGCGCCCGAACCACCGGAACAGGTTCCGAAGGAGGACTGACAGCCGGTGCCGCAGTGATCGGCCGACGAGCCGCAGTATCCCCACTGGCTGCAGCAGTTGCCGTAGCTGGTTCCCTGGCAGGTCGTGCCCTTGGAGCCGCCGCATGAGCCGTCCAGGCTTGCGGGTACGCCCCCGACGGAGATGGAGCTGCAGTCGCCAAACTGGGAGTTGCATCCGTTGAGACAGTGCTCGTCCGTGTTGCCGCAGAATCCGTAGCGGCTGCAGCAGTTTCCGAAAGTGCCCCCCGTGCAGGTGTATGCGTTGGAGCCGCCGCAAGAGCCGTCAGGCGTGATCTTCTTGCCCGAGGTAACGGTGCATTGGCCGAACTTGGACTGGCAGCCTGCTCCGCAGTGTGCGTCGGTGACACCGCTGTCAAAATCGAGGAGTTATTAGCTTGCATCGAGCGGTACAGTCTTCGCGCCTCGG
This sequence is a window from Colletotrichum higginsianum IMI 349063 chromosome 8, whole genome shotgun sequence. Protein-coding genes within it:
- a CDS encoding Complex I intermediate-associated protein 30, coding for MHIPVALRSLATAALFTPWNPSQWVASDDTVRNGTSHSTLDIIAPGAPGNPFPESVANFHGTLDYETLGGAGFASQRTADDWPGLDLSAFDTITLEIPYADGKRYSFNLKDTVPPPINGVEQSGVSWEFEFQLPAVEHTDGAVEKVVMPISEFVPTFRGRVQNDTAPLDLTSIKRVNIMIRSFFAEQDGDFELHIKSVIASKQGVEELRST
- a CDS encoding Tat pathway signal sequence encodes the protein MAKHLVFKQFRNDRVLRRIYRSQPCLEKVDGPLYGQITGEEAERISRPTSKISNDPDYYITNPDVYHHLHCLNDIRKFVAQHNSSEHQLDRLQTMHKFHCIDSIRQSLMCSADVSLVHWYWAPSPGKHFQNATTTHICRKWSKIKKWAVSHRLDEERFDRHKFVE
- a CDS encoding major facilitator superfamily transporter → MSAINPASAPQASKQSQATGEHDVEKNSAQDVVDIHADPLKPESDDSSEHKQEGVKKVEAITTVWSPKMLWVVFALLYLVSFSDGLLQSVQSNLTPYVTSAFGQHGLLATTSIVSTILGGVSKLTIAKIIDIRGRAEGFIGMVFLVIIGMIMKATCQNVETYAAAQTIFWVGHLGLIYIITIVLADMTSLKNRMTMIALNGTPTIATTFAGPKIAQLFYDQVNFRWAFGAFAIILIGFSAPVAVIFFFSEVKAKKAGLIAPKQKTRSSFESFKHYFVEFDILILNHEVVGLILVMAGWSMLLLPFSLVSNATHQWESPTIICLIIFGVVSLVLFAVWERYFAKVSLFPYQFLKDRTVLGACLVYGIMFASVYCWDSYYQSYLQVAHNQDITSSGYILNAFSLTSAIISPFIGVAIRYTGRFKYIALAGVPICVLGTALLIHFRTPSTSVGYLVMCQIFNGVASGIFSICSQIAIMSSVTHQQIAVALALHGLFGSIGAAIGLAIAGGIWNNVLKNAIRQQLPAESKDLTASIFASITTQLSYPMGSPIRTAIIAAYADVQRKMVIAGCAFIPLIFLSLLLWRNINVKTVEEEKGKQTKGTVF
- a CDS encoding Keratin-associated protein 5-4; the encoded protein is MPWVSMLQSIQLVSKFGQCTVTSGKKITPDGSCGGSNAYTCTGGTFGNCCSRYGFCGNTDEHCLNGCNSQFGDCSSISVGGVPASLDGSCGGSKGTTCQGTSYGNCCSQWGYCGSSADHCGTGCQSSFGTCSGGSGATTSAAKPSASSGSGGGSKLSPDGSCAGTNGYICPSGQCCSKNGWCGTTSDFCGFGCQSSFSAASCTACPGSACAGTVSGNNPTCSANNNFCWTLSSKKFQIVCGRLASGAYLTNVDATSLGDCITKCSANSACVAVSFYQGASTSCSLFSSYQGPANGNSAGGSQNHAYVRAASCP